Proteins encoded within one genomic window of Microbacterium soli:
- a CDS encoding DNA-3-methyladenine glycosylase I, producing the protein MTSVLTGPDGRDRCAWVGDDDEYRRYHDEEWGVPLHGDRALFEKMSLEGFQAGLSWITILRRRPRFREAFAGFDPVAVAGFDDRDVERLMADAGIIRNRAKILATISNAALVRDMADGELDALMWSFAPPASARPRRREDVPAVTVESTALSRALRRRGFRFVGPTTMYALMQSTGMVDDHVVGCWRAASF; encoded by the coding sequence ATGACCTCGGTCCTGACCGGACCTGACGGCCGCGACCGCTGCGCCTGGGTCGGCGATGACGACGAGTACCGCCGCTACCACGACGAGGAGTGGGGCGTCCCGCTGCACGGCGACCGAGCACTGTTCGAGAAGATGTCGCTGGAGGGGTTCCAGGCGGGGCTGAGCTGGATCACGATCCTGCGGCGGCGCCCGCGGTTCCGGGAGGCGTTCGCGGGCTTCGACCCGGTGGCGGTCGCGGGCTTCGACGACCGCGACGTCGAACGGCTCATGGCGGATGCCGGGATCATCCGCAACCGGGCGAAGATCCTCGCCACGATCTCCAACGCCGCGCTCGTTCGCGACATGGCCGACGGGGAGCTGGATGCGCTGATGTGGTCGTTCGCGCCACCGGCATCCGCCCGCCCCCGACGCCGGGAGGACGTCCCCGCCGTCACCGTGGAATCCACGGCGCTCAGTCGCGCGCTGCGCAGGAGAGGATTCCGCTTCGTCGGCCCCACCACCATGTACGCCCTCATGCAGTCGACGGGGATGGTCGACGATCACGTCGTCGGATGCTGGCGCGCGGCGTCCTTCTGA
- the recQ gene encoding DNA helicase RecQ translates to MPQPSDPYEDIPYPEEPWGEPEGAERDWVPPEDGWEPLVDWGAGAEPAASAPTPTAHPRTAAPSRFPTALEALRTVFGYDAFRGDQAAIIEQVIGGGDAVVLMPTGGGKSVTYQVPALVREGTGLVISPLIALMHDQVDALRANGVRAAYLNSTQTPDERREVERAYLAGELDLLYVAPERLSSTQTTRLLQRGVLSVIAIDEAHCVSQWGHDFRPDYLALGDLAERFPGVPRMALTATATQATHRELTERLHLDGAAHFVASFDRPNIQYRIVPKVDARRQLVEFLRSQSEDAAGIVYALSRKSVEQTAEYLASRGFDALPYHAGLPTEVRAANQARFLREDGVIMVATIAFGMGIDKPDVRFVAHIDLPKSVEGYYQETGRAGRDGEPSVAWMVYGLGDVVQQRRLIDQSPGDRTFKMRMGRHLDAMLALCETVTCRRQNLLRYFGQDLPEARSLSENGGAGGAEGCGNCDTCLEKPDTFDGLIPAQKLLSTIVRLKRERNQAFGAGHLIDILRGSANDRIRKMHHERLATYGIGADLSDQDWRSVVRQLLARGILVAQGEYGTLGLGEGAAAVLRGETPVPLRKDTIGRVRTARARKSTAAESLDESDQPLFEALRAWRAATAREQGVPAYIVFGDATLRALAEHRPGSADALDGISGIGAKKRDAYGAALLEVIAAHGAS, encoded by the coding sequence ATGCCGCAGCCGTCCGACCCGTACGAGGACATCCCCTACCCGGAGGAGCCGTGGGGCGAGCCCGAGGGCGCGGAGAGGGACTGGGTCCCGCCGGAGGACGGCTGGGAGCCGCTGGTGGACTGGGGTGCGGGCGCGGAGCCCGCGGCATCCGCCCCGACGCCGACCGCGCACCCGCGCACCGCGGCGCCCTCCCGCTTCCCGACGGCGCTGGAGGCGCTGCGGACGGTGTTCGGGTACGACGCGTTCCGCGGCGACCAGGCGGCGATCATCGAGCAGGTCATCGGCGGCGGGGACGCGGTCGTGCTGATGCCGACCGGCGGCGGCAAGTCCGTCACGTACCAGGTGCCGGCGCTGGTGCGCGAGGGCACCGGGCTGGTCATCAGCCCGCTCATCGCGCTCATGCACGATCAGGTCGACGCGCTGCGCGCCAACGGCGTGCGCGCCGCCTACCTCAACTCCACGCAGACGCCGGACGAGCGCCGTGAGGTGGAGCGCGCCTACCTCGCCGGCGAGCTCGACCTCCTCTACGTCGCGCCCGAGCGGCTGTCCTCCACGCAGACCACACGGCTGCTGCAGCGGGGCGTGCTGAGCGTGATCGCCATCGACGAGGCGCACTGCGTGTCGCAGTGGGGGCATGACTTCCGTCCCGACTACCTGGCGCTCGGCGACCTCGCCGAGCGCTTCCCCGGCGTACCGCGCATGGCGCTGACCGCCACGGCGACCCAGGCCACGCACCGCGAGCTCACCGAGCGCCTTCACCTGGACGGCGCCGCGCACTTCGTCGCCAGCTTCGACAGGCCCAACATCCAGTACCGCATCGTCCCCAAGGTCGACGCGCGCAGGCAGCTCGTGGAGTTCCTCCGGTCCCAGTCGGAGGACGCGGCGGGCATCGTGTACGCCCTCAGCCGCAAGTCGGTCGAGCAGACGGCGGAGTACCTGGCATCCCGCGGCTTCGATGCGCTGCCGTATCACGCGGGCCTGCCGACGGAGGTGCGTGCGGCGAACCAGGCGAGGTTCCTGCGCGAGGACGGCGTGATCATGGTCGCGACGATCGCGTTCGGGATGGGGATCGACAAGCCCGACGTGCGGTTCGTCGCCCACATCGACCTGCCCAAGTCCGTGGAGGGCTACTACCAGGAGACCGGTCGCGCCGGCCGCGACGGCGAGCCCTCGGTGGCGTGGATGGTGTACGGCCTGGGGGACGTCGTGCAGCAGCGCCGGCTCATCGACCAGAGCCCCGGCGACCGCACCTTCAAGATGCGGATGGGCAGACATCTGGATGCCATGCTCGCGCTGTGCGAGACGGTGACGTGCCGCAGGCAGAACCTGCTGCGCTACTTCGGTCAAGACCTTCCGGAGGCTCGGTCCCTGAGCGAGAACGGCGGAGCCGGGGGAGCCGAAGGGTGCGGCAACTGCGACACCTGCCTGGAGAAGCCCGACACCTTCGACGGGCTCATCCCCGCCCAGAAGCTGCTCTCCACGATCGTGCGCCTCAAGCGAGAGCGGAACCAGGCCTTCGGTGCCGGGCACCTCATCGACATCCTGCGCGGCTCGGCGAACGACCGCATCCGGAAGATGCATCATGAGCGGCTGGCGACCTACGGCATCGGCGCCGACCTCTCCGACCAGGACTGGCGCAGCGTCGTCCGGCAGCTGCTGGCCCGTGGCATCCTCGTCGCCCAGGGCGAGTACGGCACCCTCGGGCTCGGCGAGGGCGCCGCGGCGGTGCTGCGCGGCGAGACTCCCGTGCCGCTGCGCAAGGACACGATCGGGCGGGTGCGCACGGCGCGGGCACGGAAGTCCACCGCCGCGGAGAGCCTGGACGAGAGCGATCAGCCGCTGTTCGAGGCGCTGCGGGCCTGGCGCGCGGCGACCGCGCGGGAGCAGGGTGTGCCCGCATACATCGTCTTCGGCGACGCCACGTTGCGCGCCCTGGCGGAGCACCGCCCCGGCAGCGCCGACGCGCTGGACGGGATCAGCGGCATCGGCGCGAAGAAGCGCGACGCCTACGGCGCGGCGTTGCTCGAGGTGATCGCCGCGCACGGCGCCTCCTGA
- a CDS encoding MetQ/NlpA family ABC transporter substrate-binding protein, which yields MKKSRVGMLAAALGMAMVVSGCAAGAPAEDSTDAGTAAPQVLKVAAVQSPMTDVVKAAGEAIEDGYEIELVEVGDYITANTILNSGDVYANYSQHIPYMEDFNEGNDGTLVGVQPVYNFVIAFYSKTLDDIADLPDGGTVAMPDDPSNTGRALKLLAEHDVISLDPEVDPYDATVADISENPKHLEFLQVPIASLNAAYEEADLVFQWPSHIIALGLTPQDDGLITELDDRFALNLVVQKKDADSAATAALKKAFTSDQVREVIEANGTIQPAW from the coding sequence ATGAAGAAGTCACGTGTCGGAATGCTGGCGGCAGCGCTGGGCATGGCGATGGTCGTCAGCGGCTGCGCGGCCGGCGCGCCCGCCGAGGACAGCACGGACGCCGGCACCGCCGCCCCGCAGGTGCTGAAGGTCGCCGCCGTGCAATCCCCGATGACCGACGTCGTGAAGGCGGCGGGCGAGGCCATCGAGGACGGCTACGAGATCGAGCTCGTCGAGGTGGGCGACTACATCACCGCCAACACGATCCTCAACTCCGGAGACGTGTACGCGAACTACTCGCAGCACATCCCCTACATGGAGGACTTCAACGAGGGCAACGACGGCACACTGGTGGGCGTGCAGCCGGTGTACAACTTCGTCATCGCGTTCTACTCCAAGACCCTCGACGACATCGCCGACCTGCCCGACGGCGGCACGGTGGCCATGCCCGACGACCCGTCCAACACCGGACGCGCCCTCAAGCTGCTGGCCGAGCACGACGTCATCTCGCTGGACCCGGAGGTCGACCCGTACGACGCCACCGTCGCCGACATCTCGGAGAACCCGAAGCACCTCGAGTTCCTGCAGGTGCCGATCGCCTCGCTGAACGCCGCGTACGAGGAGGCCGACCTCGTCTTCCAGTGGCCCTCGCACATCATCGCGCTGGGCCTGACCCCGCAGGACGACGGCCTGATCACCGAGCTCGACGACCGCTTCGCGCTGAACCTCGTCGTGCAGAAGAAGGACGCCGACTCCGCCGCCACGGCCGCGCTGAAGAAGGCCTTCACGAGCGACCAGGTGCGCGAGGTCATCGAGGCCAACGGCACCATCCAGCCCGCCTGGTGA
- a CDS encoding cupin domain-containing protein yields the protein MSNVMQVGPLASWGGEKGKQFLEKEVGAQFAGVSVNTTPPGGESPFWHAHAKLEEVYIIVDGRGEFALGDEVIPLEAGTVVRVAPGIMHGLRALPDSPSPMHWVCIRAAGEALSDIGHDAELDRDRPFPWNA from the coding sequence ATGAGCAACGTGATGCAGGTCGGGCCCCTCGCGTCCTGGGGCGGCGAGAAGGGCAAGCAGTTCCTGGAGAAGGAGGTCGGCGCCCAGTTCGCCGGCGTCTCGGTCAACACCACGCCTCCAGGCGGCGAGTCGCCGTTCTGGCACGCGCACGCCAAGCTCGAGGAGGTCTACATCATCGTCGACGGCCGCGGCGAGTTCGCGCTCGGCGACGAGGTGATCCCCCTCGAGGCGGGCACCGTGGTGCGCGTCGCCCCCGGGATCATGCACGGGCTGCGCGCCCTCCCGGACAGCCCCTCGCCCATGCACTGGGTGTGCATCCGCGCGGCGGGCGAAGCGCTCAGCGACATCGGCCACGACGCCGAGCTCGATCGGGACCGCCCGTTCCCCTGGAACGCATGA
- a CDS encoding OsmC family protein, with amino-acid sequence MGARYRTEAINGVDGRSRVPGGLDVAVASPLKADADPTATNPEQLLALAWATCLNGTAQVLVGEQRRTAVRVEVELHPVIPGPGYEFHVDGYLSAEGLSEAETEDLLARAHARCPVSKLIGAAATVHTHTEAYAG; translated from the coding sequence ATGGGTGCCAGGTACCGGACGGAAGCGATCAACGGCGTCGACGGGCGCAGCAGAGTGCCGGGTGGGCTCGATGTCGCCGTGGCATCGCCTCTCAAGGCGGATGCCGATCCGACCGCCACCAACCCCGAGCAGCTGCTCGCGCTGGCCTGGGCGACGTGCCTCAACGGCACCGCTCAGGTACTCGTGGGCGAGCAGCGTCGCACGGCGGTCCGCGTGGAGGTGGAGCTGCACCCGGTCATCCCCGGCCCCGGGTACGAATTCCACGTCGACGGGTATCTGTCCGCCGAGGGTCTCTCGGAGGCCGAGACGGAGGACCTGCTCGCCCGTGCGCACGCCCGCTGCCCGGTCTCCAAGCTCATCGGCGCCGCCGCCACCGTGCACACGCACACCGAGGCGTACGCGGGCTGA
- a CDS encoding methionine ABC transporter permease — MNWLTDLLAEYGEDITKSMAETGYMMLVSLLAAVFIGLPVGMAVYLTERGGIAENRVVNMIANLYINVVRSFPFLLLVVFFIPFTRAVIGTSFGTPAATFPLCFVAVAIYGRLTEQILREIPPGIPQVARALGATVPQAVFRMLLPEARSGLVYALTSAAISLLSYSTVLGVVGGGGIGDFAMRYGYQVYNDSLMYLTIVIIIVCVLAIQAVGHRTSIRLDHR, encoded by the coding sequence GTGAACTGGCTCACCGACCTGCTGGCCGAGTACGGCGAGGACATCACGAAGTCCATGGCGGAGACCGGCTACATGATGCTGGTCTCGCTGCTGGCGGCCGTGTTCATCGGCCTGCCGGTGGGCATGGCCGTGTACCTGACCGAACGCGGCGGGATCGCCGAGAACCGTGTGGTCAACATGATCGCGAACCTGTACATCAACGTGGTCCGCTCATTCCCGTTCCTCCTGCTCGTGGTGTTCTTCATCCCCTTCACCCGCGCGGTGATCGGCACGAGCTTCGGCACCCCCGCGGCGACCTTCCCGCTGTGCTTCGTCGCCGTGGCCATCTACGGCAGGCTCACCGAGCAGATCCTCCGCGAGATCCCGCCGGGCATCCCGCAGGTCGCCCGTGCGCTGGGCGCGACGGTCCCGCAGGCGGTGTTCCGGATGCTGCTGCCGGAGGCCAGGTCGGGACTCGTCTACGCGCTGACCTCGGCGGCCATCAGCCTGCTGTCGTACTCGACGGTGCTGGGCGTGGTCGGCGGCGGCGGCATCGGCGACTTCGCGATGCGCTACGGGTACCAGGTGTACAACGACAGCCTCATGTACCTCACCATCGTCATCATCATCGTGTGCGTGCTCGCCATCCAGGCCGTCGGGCACCGCACCTCCATCCGGCTGGATCATCGCTGA
- a CDS encoding acyl-CoA dehydrogenase, translated as MAAATTRSDAPAETGIDVSRINELLMGTWADVRRQARELIKDPAFWRDDSLGKDEHRERVLAQLRLLVENSAVHRAFPKAFGGEEDNGANIAGFEELVAADPSLQIKSGVQWGLFGGAVLQLGTEEHHRRWLPGIMDLSIPGAFAMTEIGHGSDVAAVGTTATYDPDTEEFVIDTPFRAATKEFLGNAALHGIAATVFAQLITKGVNHGVHCFYVPLRDEDGNDLPGIGREDDGLKGGLNGIDNGRLSFDHVRVPRTNLLNKYGDVAADGTYTSPIASPGRRFFTMLGTLVQGRVSLDGAASWASALGLHIALTYGSQRRQFDGVDGQETVLLDYGKHQRRLLPRLATTYAQIFAHDEFLRKFDDVFSGRGDTPDDREDLETLAAALKPLSTWHALDTLQEAREACGGAGFMAENRLVGLRQDLDIYVTFEGDNNVLLQLVGKRLLTDFAAQFKGKDAAALAKYAVEHTAGKVFHGAGLRALGQAVADLGSTARSVELGLRAEQQHELLTERVQQMVADIAGRLRAAGKDEALGERLFNENQAELIEAARAHGELLQWEAFTDAVNAIEDEHTKQVLTWLRDLFGLSLVEKHLAWHLINGRLSTQRAAAVSSYIDRLCARLRPHALELVEAFGYEPEHVRATIASGIEQQRQDEARAHYAALAASGEAPLSEKELYKARKTS; from the coding sequence ATGGCCGCCGCCACCACCCGCTCCGACGCCCCCGCCGAGACCGGCATCGACGTCTCGCGCATCAACGAGCTTCTCATGGGCACCTGGGCGGACGTGCGGCGTCAGGCTCGCGAGCTCATCAAGGACCCCGCGTTCTGGCGCGATGACAGCCTCGGCAAGGACGAGCACCGCGAGCGCGTGCTCGCACAGCTGCGCCTGCTCGTGGAGAACAGCGCCGTGCATCGGGCCTTCCCGAAGGCGTTCGGCGGCGAGGAGGACAACGGCGCCAACATCGCGGGCTTCGAGGAGCTGGTGGCCGCCGACCCCAGCCTGCAGATCAAGTCGGGCGTGCAGTGGGGGCTGTTCGGCGGTGCGGTCCTGCAGCTGGGCACCGAGGAGCACCACCGGCGCTGGCTGCCCGGCATCATGGACCTCTCCATCCCCGGCGCCTTCGCGATGACCGAGATCGGGCACGGCTCCGACGTCGCCGCCGTCGGGACGACGGCCACCTACGACCCGGACACGGAGGAGTTCGTCATCGACACGCCGTTCCGTGCGGCGACGAAGGAGTTCCTCGGCAACGCCGCCCTGCACGGGATCGCCGCCACGGTGTTCGCGCAGCTCATCACGAAGGGCGTCAACCACGGCGTGCACTGCTTCTACGTGCCGCTGCGCGACGAGGACGGCAACGACCTGCCCGGCATCGGACGCGAGGACGACGGGCTCAAGGGCGGGCTGAACGGCATCGACAACGGCCGGCTCAGCTTCGACCACGTGCGCGTGCCGCGCACCAACCTCCTCAACAAGTACGGCGATGTGGCCGCCGACGGCACCTATACGAGCCCCATCGCCAGCCCCGGCCGGCGGTTCTTCACAATGCTCGGCACGCTCGTGCAGGGCAGGGTCTCGCTGGACGGCGCCGCATCCTGGGCATCCGCTCTCGGCCTGCACATCGCACTCACCTACGGGTCGCAGCGCCGCCAGTTCGACGGCGTCGACGGGCAGGAGACGGTGCTGCTGGACTACGGGAAGCACCAGCGGCGGCTGCTGCCGCGTCTGGCGACCACCTACGCGCAGATCTTCGCGCACGACGAGTTCCTGCGGAAGTTCGACGACGTGTTCTCCGGCCGCGGGGACACCCCCGATGACCGGGAGGATCTGGAGACCCTGGCGGCGGCCCTCAAGCCGCTGTCGACGTGGCACGCGCTGGACACGCTGCAGGAGGCGCGCGAAGCCTGCGGCGGCGCCGGCTTCATGGCGGAGAACCGCTTGGTCGGGCTGCGGCAGGACCTGGACATCTACGTCACCTTCGAGGGCGACAACAACGTGCTGCTGCAGCTGGTGGGCAAGCGGCTGCTGACCGACTTCGCCGCGCAGTTCAAGGGGAAGGACGCGGCCGCCCTGGCCAAGTACGCCGTCGAGCACACCGCGGGCAAGGTGTTCCACGGCGCCGGTCTGCGCGCTCTCGGCCAGGCCGTCGCCGATCTGGGGTCCACCGCGCGGTCGGTGGAGCTCGGCCTGCGCGCCGAGCAGCAGCACGAGCTGCTCACCGAGCGGGTGCAGCAGATGGTCGCCGACATCGCGGGACGTCTGCGTGCGGCGGGCAAGGACGAGGCCCTCGGCGAGAGGCTCTTCAACGAGAACCAGGCCGAGCTCATCGAGGCGGCCCGTGCGCACGGCGAGCTGCTGCAATGGGAGGCGTTCACCGACGCCGTCAATGCGATCGAGGATGAGCACACGAAGCAGGTCCTCACCTGGCTGCGCGACCTGTTCGGCCTCTCGCTGGTGGAGAAGCATCTGGCCTGGCACCTGATCAACGGGCGCCTGTCCACGCAGCGCGCCGCCGCGGTCTCCAGCTACATCGACCGGCTCTGCGCGCGGCTGCGTCCGCACGCCCTGGAGCTCGTCGAGGCGTTCGGGTACGAGCCCGAGCATGTGCGGGCGACGATCGCGAGCGGCATCGAGCAGCAGCGCCAGGATGAGGCCCGCGCGCATTACGCCGCGCTCGCGGCCTCGGGCGAGGCCCCGCTCTCCGAGAAGGAGCTCTACAAGGCCCGCAAGACCTCCTGA
- a CDS encoding methionine ABC transporter ATP-binding protein, with amino-acid sequence MARATIASAPTTTTRSIVEFRGITKRYRSGEDGPAALEDVTLSIRTGEIFGIVGESGAGKSTLLELVNGLTLPTAGSVSVGGVDVAGLDRRGMRALRRGIGTVFQGVHLLSNSTVRENIRLPLRLAGRRGEDALSGRQQAEEVERMLSFVGLAHRADHYPAQLSGGERQRVGLARALVTRPSLLLCDEPTSSLDASTTGDVLRVLADAREKLGTTVIVITHDLDVVKVLCDRAALLEKGRLREVFPITRSAAERTLPSYYEQVKRELMS; translated from the coding sequence ATGGCCCGCGCCACCATCGCGAGTGCGCCCACGACGACCACCCGGTCGATCGTGGAGTTCCGCGGCATCACCAAGCGGTACCGCTCCGGCGAGGACGGGCCGGCCGCGCTCGAGGACGTGACCCTCAGCATCCGCACCGGCGAGATCTTCGGCATCGTCGGCGAGAGCGGCGCGGGAAAGTCGACTCTCCTGGAACTCGTCAACGGACTCACCCTTCCCACCGCCGGCAGCGTCTCCGTCGGCGGCGTCGACGTCGCCGGCCTGGACCGCCGCGGGATGCGCGCCCTGCGCCGCGGCATCGGCACCGTCTTCCAGGGGGTGCACCTGCTCAGCAACAGCACCGTCCGCGAGAACATCCGACTGCCGCTGCGGCTCGCCGGCCGCCGCGGCGAGGACGCGCTGAGCGGCAGGCAGCAGGCCGAGGAGGTCGAGCGGATGCTGAGCTTCGTCGGCCTCGCACACCGCGCCGACCACTACCCCGCCCAGCTCAGCGGCGGCGAGCGGCAGCGCGTGGGCCTCGCCCGGGCGCTGGTCACCCGGCCGTCGCTGCTGCTGTGCGACGAGCCGACCTCGTCCCTGGACGCGTCCACGACCGGCGACGTGCTGCGCGTGCTGGCCGACGCCCGCGAGAAGCTCGGCACCACCGTGATCGTCATCACGCATGACCTCGACGTCGTCAAGGTGCTGTGCGATCGCGCAGCCCTGCTGGAGAAGGGGCGGCTGCGCGAGGTCTTCCCCATCACCCGGAGCGCCGCCGAGCGCACTCTGCCCAGCTACTACGAGCAGGTCAAGCGGGAGCTGATGTCGTGA
- a CDS encoding GNAT family N-acetyltransferase: MPEITVRRNDEASRYEIHSDGTLAGFTQFERRPGEFRFLHTEIDHAFQGRGLAQRLAAEALADAVNSGDAIGAYCPLISKHLEDHPIEGVEVRRPGRS; this comes from the coding sequence ATGCCCGAGATCACCGTCCGCCGCAACGACGAGGCGTCGCGCTACGAGATCCATTCCGACGGCACTCTCGCGGGCTTCACGCAGTTCGAACGGCGCCCGGGGGAGTTCAGATTCCTGCACACGGAGATCGACCACGCCTTCCAGGGACGGGGGCTGGCCCAGCGGCTGGCGGCCGAGGCGCTGGCGGATGCCGTGAATTCCGGTGACGCGATCGGCGCCTACTGCCCGCTGATCTCGAAGCACCTCGAGGACCACCCGATCGAGGGCGTGGAGGTGCGCAGGCCCGGCCGGAGCTGA
- a CDS encoding ECF transporter S component, which translates to MPSLARLSTRTLLVCAAIGVATGILGGIAGLITLGVLAVTPYLYGLVLGVHVLPGIIAQEVLRRPLVALITHVIAALISSAFNPAWAMRFIGTALLFGVIQEGVAALTRYRSWGRWRFFVSAVIIGAIVAAVVGFAVDLTRFETWVQVVYLTISVLGPVAWTAIGIAIGNALRRAGVAPKR; encoded by the coding sequence GTGCCCTCCCTCGCCCGCCTGAGCACGCGCACGCTGCTCGTCTGTGCCGCCATCGGCGTCGCCACCGGCATCCTCGGCGGCATCGCGGGACTCATCACCCTGGGTGTCCTCGCGGTCACCCCGTACCTGTACGGCCTCGTCCTGGGTGTGCACGTGCTGCCGGGGATCATCGCGCAGGAGGTGCTCCGCCGGCCGCTGGTCGCACTGATCACGCACGTCATCGCGGCGCTCATCTCCAGCGCGTTCAACCCCGCGTGGGCGATGCGGTTCATCGGCACGGCGCTGCTGTTCGGCGTGATCCAGGAGGGCGTCGCCGCGCTGACGCGCTACCGCTCCTGGGGACGCTGGCGGTTCTTCGTCTCGGCGGTGATCATCGGCGCGATCGTCGCCGCCGTGGTCGGGTTCGCCGTCGACCTGACCCGATTCGAGACCTGGGTGCAGGTGGTGTACCTCACGATCTCGGTGCTGGGCCCGGTGGCCTGGACGGCGATCGGCATCGCGATCGGAAACGCGCTGCGCCGCGCGGGCGTCGCGCCGAAGCGCTGA